In Deinococcus maricopensis DSM 21211, one genomic interval encodes:
- a CDS encoding GAF domain-containing protein, which translates to MSGASLPPDEPARLFDLARTSILDSAAEASFDRIVRLAARLLNVPMAAINFIDVDRQWAKAAVGLSRGDTPREQAFCAWTIRQDAPLVVPDATQDPRFTSNPLVLGEPGIRLYAGVPLTTAGGHRIGALCIVDQAPRDVSEEALETLQDLAALTVDVLEARQLRLMNTANEVEDERYVQAVQAVQGAVEADSVVEAGVAALRVVGETLDVDWVGLVQFGAGVVRVHSAHVPADLDVEVSRLEAYLRAADDVFTQALPTLADAQYVDEYALQPLAAPFPLQAEVRVQGAAWVPVGAVHGSTYLLVALRFARRAWTLNERALLELTARQVRAAFARPRP; encoded by the coding sequence ATGTCCGGTGCTTCTCTCCCGCCCGATGAGCCTGCGCGGCTCTTTGACCTGGCACGCACCTCCATTCTGGACAGCGCTGCCGAGGCCAGCTTCGACCGTATCGTGCGTCTCGCAGCGCGCCTGCTGAATGTGCCCATGGCGGCGATCAACTTCATTGACGTGGATCGTCAGTGGGCGAAGGCGGCTGTGGGGCTGTCGCGGGGCGACACGCCGCGTGAGCAGGCCTTCTGCGCCTGGACGATCCGTCAGGACGCGCCGCTGGTCGTTCCGGATGCCACGCAGGATCCGCGCTTCACGTCGAACCCGTTGGTGCTTGGTGAGCCGGGGATTCGTCTGTATGCCGGCGTGCCGCTCACCACTGCTGGCGGGCACCGGATCGGCGCGCTGTGTATCGTGGATCAGGCGCCCCGTGACGTCAGTGAGGAAGCGCTCGAAACGTTGCAGGACCTCGCGGCCCTGACCGTGGATGTGCTGGAGGCCCGCCAGTTGCGCCTCATGAACACCGCAAACGAGGTGGAGGACGAACGGTACGTGCAGGCCGTGCAGGCGGTGCAGGGGGCGGTGGAGGCGGACTCGGTGGTGGAGGCGGGCGTCGCGGCCCTCAGGGTGGTGGGCGAGACGCTGGATGTGGACTGGGTAGGCCTGGTGCAGTTCGGGGCTGGGGTGGTGCGGGTGCATTCGGCGCACGTTCCAGCCGACCTTGACGTGGAAGTGTCGCGGCTGGAGGCGTACCTGCGGGCGGCGGACGACGTGTTCACGCAGGCGCTCCCGACCCTGGCGGACGCGCAGTACGTGGACGAGTACGCATTGCAGCCGTTGGCGGCGCCGTTCCCGTTGCAGGCCGAGGTGCGTGTGCAGGGGGCCGCCTGGGTGCCGGTGGGCGCTGTGCACGGCAGCACGTACCTGCTGGTGGCGCTGCGGTTCGCGCGGCGCGCGTGGACGCTCAACGAGCGCGCGCTGCTGGAGTTGACAGCTCGGCAGGTACGGGCCGCTTTCGCGCGTCCGCGCCCATAA
- a CDS encoding macrolide family glycosyltransferase: MSIVAVFTLSALGHVHPTLPIVAELVRRGHRVVYYCGEAVRQKIEATGAEWRAVPWDFTPVERAPRPRLSAYALEQARCAETLLPQLLKELQDLNPACVMVDFMCFWGRIVARTLQLPTVNLSSSFALGPGVLPPRPVLMALDLAGAPLQGAREVLAVRRTTQRLSRQYRQADLRTQFDLLSMDGDDVLVCTARAFQPHAERFGERFQFVGPSVAPRAREATTDLPRLDERPLVYVSLGTVFNHKLDFFRECVHAFADGQYQVILSVGQSTDPAALGPLPPHMHARAYVPQLDVLARAAVFITHAGMNSVSEAMAHEVPVVAVPQAADQFTIAQRVAALGVGRNLLPFQRRARHLRAATDALVADAAVRSRCRALRQAFEQAGGPTRAAAVIEARMAGQA, translated from the coding sequence ATGAGCATTGTTGCCGTTTTCACATTATCGGCCCTTGGCCACGTTCACCCCACGCTGCCCATCGTTGCTGAACTGGTCCGGCGCGGCCACCGCGTCGTGTACTACTGCGGTGAGGCAGTCCGCCAGAAGATCGAAGCGACGGGCGCTGAGTGGCGCGCCGTGCCCTGGGACTTCACGCCTGTCGAGCGGGCGCCGCGGCCCCGGCTGAGCGCGTACGCCCTTGAGCAGGCACGCTGTGCCGAAACGCTGCTGCCCCAGCTCCTCAAGGAGCTGCAAGACCTCAACCCCGCGTGCGTCATGGTCGACTTCATGTGCTTCTGGGGTCGCATCGTGGCGCGCACCCTTCAGCTTCCCACCGTGAACCTCAGCAGCAGCTTCGCGCTGGGTCCGGGCGTGCTGCCCCCACGTCCCGTTCTCATGGCCCTCGACCTCGCCGGCGCTCCCCTGCAGGGTGCCCGCGAGGTGCTGGCCGTGCGGCGCACCACGCAACGCCTGTCGCGTCAGTACCGCCAGGCGGACCTTCGGACCCAGTTTGATCTGCTGTCCATGGACGGGGACGACGTGCTGGTGTGCACTGCGCGCGCCTTCCAGCCGCACGCGGAACGCTTCGGCGAGCGGTTCCAGTTTGTGGGCCCGTCCGTCGCGCCCCGCGCCCGCGAGGCCACCACGGACCTCCCCCGGCTGGACGAGCGGCCCCTGGTGTACGTCTCGCTGGGCACCGTGTTCAACCACAAACTCGATTTCTTCCGTGAGTGCGTTCATGCGTTCGCGGATGGGCAGTATCAGGTGATTTTGTCGGTCGGGCAGAGCACGGACCCGGCAGCGCTCGGGCCGCTGCCGCCGCACATGCATGCCCGGGCGTACGTACCGCAGCTGGACGTGCTCGCCCGCGCGGCGGTATTCATCACGCACGCCGGCATGAACAGCGTGTCGGAAGCCATGGCTCACGAGGTCCCGGTGGTCGCGGTGCCGCAGGCGGCGGATCAGTTCACGATTGCGCAGCGCGTGGCGGCCCTGGGTGTGGGCCGGAATCTGCTGCCGTTCCAGCGGCGTGCTCGGCACCTGAGGGCCGCCACGGACGCCCTCGTGGCCGACGCAGCGGTGCGTTCGCGCTGCCGTGCGCTCCGGCAGGCGTTCGAGCAGGCCGGCGGTCCCACGCGCGCTGCAGCTGTCATAGAGGCCCGGATGGCCGGGCAGGCCTGA
- a CDS encoding PqqD family protein: MWTPTPDALATDLDDELVLLHANTGDMVSLNGTARAIWNALPATTHTITQLLQDLGAPTHDAQADAQTTLDDLHRRHFVTHA; the protein is encoded by the coding sequence ATGTGGACGCCCACCCCCGACGCCCTGGCCACCGACCTCGACGACGAACTGGTCCTCCTACACGCCAACACCGGCGACATGGTCAGCCTCAACGGCACCGCCCGCGCCATCTGGAACGCCCTGCCCGCCACCACCCACACCATCACGCAACTCCTGCAGGACCTCGGCGCCCCCACCCACGACGCCCAAGCTGACGCGCAGACCACGCTCGACGACCTGCATCGCCGGCACTTCGTCACGCACGCGTGA